From the Alloalcanivorax dieselolei B5 genome, one window contains:
- a CDS encoding YrhK family protein yields the protein MYKSRVDNPLTVHLGHEELVIRRRYETLSIANDFLIAIWFLLGSIFFLYPSMETPAAWLFVVGSFQFLIRPTIRLCGHIHLQRLPSSQWEE from the coding sequence ATGTATAAAAGCCGTGTCGATAACCCTCTCACCGTACATCTTGGGCATGAGGAGTTGGTGATCCGCCGTCGTTATGAAACGCTCAGTATCGCCAATGATTTCCTTATCGCCATTTGGTTTCTACTGGGCAGTATCTTTTTTCTATATCCCAGCATGGAAACACCGGCAGCGTGGTTGTTCGTGGTGGGTAGCTTCCAGTTCTTGATCCGGCCCACGATCCGTCTGTGCGGGCATATTCACTTGCAACGTTTGCCGAGCAGTCAATGGGAAGAGTGA
- a CDS encoding cytochrome b, with translation MATNTGWHRTLKGVHWLVAILLVMVWASVELHEFVEKGNPWRDRWVMLHVSFGATVLILMLFRLYLRVHHSTPPFIGAPWQHRLSQLVHLGLYLSVIAMPILGFLMRQFADKPTVIFGLGPLPQLLTPNAGIAETLAWLHKDLLWYVLLTLVAIHVAGALWHHFIDHDDTLRRMASPRW, from the coding sequence ATGGCAACGAACACTGGTTGGCACCGTACCCTCAAAGGGGTGCACTGGCTGGTAGCCATTCTTCTGGTGATGGTGTGGGCCTCCGTGGAGTTACACGAGTTTGTGGAAAAGGGCAACCCATGGCGCGACCGCTGGGTGATGCTGCATGTTTCCTTTGGTGCCACCGTGCTGATCCTGATGCTTTTCCGACTGTACCTGCGAGTTCATCATTCCACACCACCGTTTATTGGTGCGCCTTGGCAGCACCGGCTGTCTCAACTGGTACATCTTGGGCTCTATCTATCCGTGATCGCCATGCCCATATTGGGCTTTCTGATGCGTCAATTCGCTGACAAACCCACCGTGATTTTCGGACTTGGCCCCTTGCCGCAACTACTGACACCCAATGCGGGAATAGCCGAAACCCTGGCCTGGTTGCACAAGGACCTGCTGTGGTATGTGCTTTTAACGCTGGTGGCCATCCATGTGGCCGGCGCCCTTTGGCATCATTTCATCGACCATGACGACACCTTGCGGCGAATGGCCTCACCGCGCTGGTGA
- a CDS encoding Crp/Fnr family transcriptional regulator has protein sequence MMTLGDPLPGFAALARDYKRLGSELTVALADLATPRPQPPADRLPLHEECLHVVRGGMVVARHGESPLFLCDEGDVLPQDTELSYKADSAVLLAAYPWKTVLQRLRKEPHLAALWERLRNLRERLLLHMLAARAGEDHHAHSAFVYFQPGEVLIRQGEHATDVYHLFEGEADVLVDDVAVGQVGEGEVLGAIAVLTGASRSATVRARTRCSAVRVPGSQFHQLIRAHPTLIQRLMTDMARQITRLNHRVVALSG, from the coding sequence ATGATGACACTTGGCGACCCTCTTCCCGGCTTTGCCGCGCTGGCACGGGACTACAAGCGACTGGGCAGTGAACTGACCGTGGCCCTGGCGGATCTGGCCACCCCTCGCCCTCAGCCTCCGGCGGACAGGCTGCCGCTCCATGAAGAATGTCTGCATGTGGTACGTGGCGGCATGGTGGTGGCCCGTCACGGCGAAAGCCCCCTGTTCCTGTGTGATGAAGGGGATGTGCTGCCACAGGATACGGAACTGAGCTACAAGGCGGACAGCGCCGTTCTGCTGGCAGCCTACCCCTGGAAGACGGTGCTTCAGAGGTTGCGAAAAGAACCCCATCTCGCGGCTTTATGGGAGCGCCTACGGAATCTGAGGGAGCGCTTGTTGCTGCACATGCTGGCGGCCAGGGCCGGTGAGGATCATCACGCTCACTCCGCCTTCGTCTACTTTCAACCCGGAGAGGTGCTGATCCGTCAGGGGGAGCATGCCACTGACGTCTATCACTTATTCGAAGGCGAAGCGGATGTGCTGGTGGATGATGTGGCCGTAGGTCAGGTCGGCGAGGGCGAGGTGCTGGGCGCCATCGCGGTGCTTACCGGCGCCTCACGCAGCGCCACGGTACGGGCGCGCACCCGCTGTTCCGCGGTGCGGGTGCCCGGCAGCCAGTTCCATCAACTGATCCGGGCCCATCCCACCCTGATTCAAAGGCTGATGACCGACATGGCGCGGCAAATCACCCGGCTCAATCATCGTGTGGTGGCCCTATCCGGCTGA
- a CDS encoding hybrid sensor histidine kinase/response regulator has product MTDLSADGRARLLDITRVRLFYSASVTPFAGMAFIVWFYLLGQDISWLLVELAVYLLGVWTLFVLRRRYLADRASLDSEKVLEKWLPVVKRIAVLHGFGLALVVLLTAGKVTFEFAAVLHITFAGTIAANATHQTPVWGVFLRFFLCCWVPVVLMMPWTVPEHWHFVLPMAVLFGIAMYRHGVTSHRFFVQQIKLEEDSAALAKRFRDAKEEAEQALQDKNRFLTTASHDLRQPVHAMGFLIQAIAHRNRDETLKDPIRDLQQSVRSVDLMFNSLLDLSKMETGAVTAQRTPVLLDAIVEDVATTFREEANSRGLDLRIRIARKEAVVLGDASLIRRCLINLTHNALRYTPQGGVLLSVRHRQGNWLLEVWDTGIGVALEEQKSIYTQFYRNAYSWGIDSAGHGLGLAMVARSAKIMGAGYGLNSVEGRGSRFWLSLPAIKQLKTGHTVSGNAMRLSLTRLVPLSGSCLVIDDDPLVTKAWQSLMEAWGVEVRCVASGAEAHELLRGGFQPQAILCDQRLRSGESGFEVFQALLEACPESGGAMVSGEFHSPVLEQAERDGYLVLRKPLQPPQLHAVLSQWLEPGEAASESDRSESAG; this is encoded by the coding sequence ATGACCGATTTGAGTGCTGACGGGCGCGCCCGGTTATTGGATATCACTCGTGTCAGGCTGTTTTACAGCGCCTCGGTAACGCCGTTCGCGGGCATGGCCTTCATCGTCTGGTTCTATCTTCTCGGGCAGGATATTTCCTGGCTGCTTGTGGAGCTGGCCGTGTACTTGCTGGGCGTCTGGACGTTGTTCGTTCTGCGTCGGCGTTACCTGGCGGACAGAGCATCCCTTGATAGTGAGAAGGTGCTTGAAAAATGGCTGCCGGTGGTCAAGCGCATCGCTGTTCTGCATGGCTTCGGGCTGGCTTTGGTGGTGTTGCTGACGGCGGGCAAGGTGACTTTTGAATTTGCCGCCGTATTGCACATCACCTTCGCCGGCACCATCGCCGCCAACGCAACGCATCAGACGCCGGTGTGGGGCGTGTTCCTGCGCTTTTTCCTGTGTTGCTGGGTACCGGTGGTTTTAATGATGCCCTGGACGGTTCCCGAGCATTGGCATTTCGTGTTGCCGATGGCGGTGCTGTTCGGTATCGCCATGTATCGTCATGGCGTGACCTCCCACCGTTTCTTCGTGCAACAGATCAAACTGGAAGAAGACAGTGCTGCTTTGGCGAAGCGTTTCCGCGACGCCAAAGAAGAAGCGGAGCAGGCCCTGCAGGACAAGAACCGGTTTCTTACCACCGCCAGTCATGATCTGCGCCAGCCGGTGCATGCCATGGGCTTTCTGATTCAGGCCATCGCGCATCGCAATCGCGATGAAACGCTCAAGGATCCGATCCGGGATTTGCAACAGAGCGTGCGTTCGGTGGATCTGATGTTCAACTCGCTGCTGGACCTTTCCAAGATGGAAACCGGCGCGGTGACCGCGCAACGCACGCCGGTGTTGTTGGACGCCATCGTCGAGGATGTGGCGACCACGTTTCGCGAGGAAGCCAACAGCCGTGGCCTGGATCTGCGTATCCGCATTGCCCGAAAAGAGGCGGTGGTGCTGGGCGACGCCAGTCTGATTCGCCGCTGTTTGATCAATCTCACTCACAATGCTCTGCGTTATACCCCCCAAGGCGGTGTGTTGCTGTCGGTACGCCACCGTCAGGGGAACTGGCTGCTGGAAGTATGGGATACCGGAATCGGTGTGGCGCTGGAGGAACAAAAGAGTATTTACACCCAGTTCTATCGCAATGCCTATTCCTGGGGAATCGACAGCGCCGGCCATGGCCTCGGACTGGCGATGGTGGCGCGCAGTGCCAAAATAATGGGCGCTGGCTATGGTCTGAACTCCGTGGAGGGGCGCGGATCCCGATTCTGGTTGTCGTTGCCGGCCATAAAGCAACTGAAAACCGGTCATACGGTATCGGGTAATGCCATGCGCTTGTCGTTGACCCGGCTCGTGCCGCTGAGCGGGAGTTGCCTGGTTATCGACGACGATCCTCTGGTGACCAAAGCCTGGCAGAGCCTGATGGAGGCCTGGGGCGTGGAGGTCCGCTGTGTCGCTTCCGGTGCCGAGGCGCATGAGCTGTTGCGGGGAGGGTTTCAACCGCAGGCGATTCTTTGCGACCAAAGGTTGCGCTCCGGAGAAAGCGGTTTCGAAGTTTTCCAGGCATTGCTGGAGGCATGCCCGGAATCCGGCGGCGCCATGGTCAGCGGTGAATTTCACTCCCCTGTACTGGAGCAGGCGGAACGGGACGGCTATCTGGTGTTGCGTAAACCTCTGCAGCCGCCGCAACTGCACGCCGTACTGTCGCAATGGCTGGAACCCGGAGAGGCGGCCAGCGAAAGCGATCGTTCCGAGTCAGCCGGATAG